GCGCGCTGTCGAGGGAGGATGTGGCCCGGTGCGGCTGGCGGCGCTGGTGCTGGTGCTGGTGCTGGGGGCGGCCGCACCGGCCGACGACCCGCCGCGCTATCCACCCGATACCGTGCTGCTGCTGGTCGCGCCGTGGTGCGCGCCGTGCCATGCCGAGCTGGCGCGGCTCGACACGATCGCCGCGGCGGCGCGCCCGCGCACGGTGCGGGTGTTCATGGTCGAGGACGGCGCCCGCGCCGCGGCGATGTGGCAGCGCGTCCCGGCGGCCTATCGCTGGACGCCACCCGACGGCGAGCTGCGCCGCTACCGCACCGACGCACTGGCGCGGACCGCGGGCCTGCCGTTCGCGATCGCGACCGACGCGCGCGGCCGCGTCTGCGCGACCCGCGGCGGAGGGCTGGACGCGGCGCGGGTGGTGGCGCTGGTGAGGGAGTGCTGACTTCCCTCCCCCTCCCTTTCAAGGGAGGGGTCGGGGGTGGGTGGCGTCTAGGTAATACGGTTATCGAGAGCGCTGCGGGTGACCGTACTAGCCGGACCTCACCCACCATCGTCGGGTGATCCATGCCCCGCATGGATCAGAAATGCCCGGGGGCATTTCGACCCGACAATCCCCTCCCTTGAAAGGGAGGGGAGCCACATTGTTCTCTTTTTGTTCTTTCCTACATGCCCCTAACCTGCTGAGGTAACGGCAGGAAAGGAGGTCGAGTC
The genomic region above belongs to Sphingomonas sp. LR60 and contains:
- a CDS encoding TlpA family protein disulfide reductase, whose product is MNPPVAPANTSRRARAVEGGCGPVRLAALVLVLVLGAAAPADDPPRYPPDTVLLLVAPWCAPCHAELARLDTIAAAARPRTVRVFMVEDGARAAAMWQRVPAAYRWTPPDGELRRYRTDALARTAGLPFAIATDARGRVCATRGGGLDAARVVALVREC